GATGCTGGCCATCGGCCGCGCGCTGATGAGCGCGCCGCGCCTGCTGCTCGTCGACGAGCCGAGCATCGGGCTAGCGCCCGCCCTGGCGCAGGCCGTGTTCCGCGCGCTCGAGGAGATCAGGCGCGAGGGCGTGACGGTCGTGCTGGTCGAGCAGAACGTGCGCCAGTCGCTGAAGATCGCCGACCGCGCCTACGTGCTGGAGAACGGCGAGGTCCGCAAGACCGGCACGGGCCAGGGGCTGCTGCACGACCCCGAGGTGCAGGCGGCTTACCTGTCGATGTAGGCGACCTCGCAGGGCCGACCCTCAGGAGGGTCGCTCGGCGTCGCTCACGCCCTGACCGGGCTCAGGCCCCCGGCGCCGCGCGCAGGTACTGCGGCGGCCACGGGG
Above is a genomic segment from Trueperaceae bacterium containing:
- a CDS encoding ATP-binding cassette domain-containing protein, yielding EGRQLFRLMTVAENLAAGADYLPHARPLAARNRELVYRLFPRLQEREHQVAGTLSGGERQMLAIGRALMSAPRLLLVDEPSIGLAPALAQAVFRALEEIRREGVTVVLVEQNVRQSLKIADRAYVLENGEVRKTGTGQGLLHDPEVQAAYLSM